In the Terriglobus sp. RCC_193 genome, ACATGACCGAAAAGATCATCGATTTCCTGCTGCCCTACATCACACACCTGATCACTGCGATTGGATATCCCGGCGTGGCGCTTCTCATGGCGATTGAATCCGCCTGCATTCCGCTGCCGAGCGAAATCATCATGCCGTTCGCCGGATATGTGGTGGACATGGGCAAGATGAATCTCTATCTGGCGGCGACGGCTGGTGCAATCGGCTGCAATCTTGGCTCAGTGGTGGCGTATTGGATTGGCGCACACGGCGGTCGTCCGCTGGTGGAACGGTTTGGCCGTTATGTATTGATGAGTCACAAGGACCTGGACCGCGTGGACCACTACTTCCAGAAGTATGGCGAGATCACGGTGCTGGTGGGTCGATTGCTGCCGGTGGTGCGTACGTTTATTGCGCTGCCCGCCGGGATTGCGCGTATGCCGCAGCTCCGTTTCCACATCTACACCTTCATCGGTTCATGGCCGTGGTGCTTTGCGCTGGCGTATGTGGGCATGAAGGCAGGTGCAAGCTGGAACGATCCGCACAGCACACTGAAGCAGATTCTGCACAAAGCAGATGCTGCAATTATCGCGGTCATCCTGGTGGGCATCGTATGGTTTGTGTGGACGCACCTGAAGAATCGCAACCTGCCTGCGGGAGCTTAGTGGAGTTTGATATAGATCGGCCAAAGCGCGTCACTGTGCAGGTGCTTGGCGGGATGAAATAGTCTTCATCGCAAACGGTAGTGGAGGAGCCTCGTTGGCAGAGATGCTGCGAGGCTTTTCTGTTGCATTGAGCTTGTTACTCGTCATAGGCGCCGCTGCTCTGGTGCGCAATAGAACGATGTCGACGCGGCGATTGGTAGCGCGGCCTTCGGCGGTGTTGTTGCCTGCGATGGGGTGAAATTCACCGTAGCCCGCAAGAGAGAAGTTCGCTGGTGAATTGACGCTGCTCATCATTAACACTTGTGCGATGGACGCTGCGCGTGCGGTGGAGAGCTCCCAGTTGGAACGGAACTGTGCCGTGTGGATGGGCTGATTGTCCGTGTGCCCTTCAATGCGTGTCGGGCCATTGGGAAGTGCTCGCGCGATTCTCGTCAGAACCGTCAGTGCGGAAGGCTTTACCTCTGCGCTGCCTGAGTCGAAGAAGCCAGCGCTGTCGAGTGACAGTGTTGTTCCCTCATCGTTGGTGCGGATGGTGACCATGTGCTGCCGCACTGCGACCGCGAGGGCATTGGCGATTTCGTTCCTGAAGGCATCATCGTTCTCTTTGCCTTTACTTCCTTCGACGGTGGGTGTTTCGAGAGGCATCTCCAGCGGCATGGGAGCGCCGTTGCTGGTGCCTGCTCCCGGTGCGAGCGGTGGCGTCTTCGCGTGTGCATCGAAGACGGCCGTTTGTTGAAACGCAGTCTGCATGGCGGCGGCCATTTTTGCTGCTTTCTTCTTATCGCTGGAACTGGAGGCAAACATGACGACGAAGAAGGCGAAGAGGAGTGTAAGAAGATCAGCCCAGGAGACGAGCCACCGTTCGTGATTGACGTGTTCGGCATGCTTCTTCTTCTTGCTCATCGTTAAGCTGCCTCTGCGCGACCATGAGCAAGGAAGGTCTTCAACTTGGTTTCAATCATGCGCGGGTTCAGGCCTTCCAGGATGCTGATAACACCTTCGAGCATCATCTCCTGCATCATCAGGTGTTCCTTGTGACGAATCTTCAGTTTGCCCGCAGCGGGAAGGCAGAAGAGATTTGCGAGTGCCACACCATAGATTGTGGCGACGAAGGCGACTGCAATGCCTTTGCCTACCTCGTCGATGTTGTCGAGATGTTGCATGACCTGGATCAGTCCCAGTACGGCTCCAATGATGCCGATAGTGGGCGAAAAAGCTCCGGCAGATTCCAGCACGGCGGGGATCTTTTCTTCCATCTCACTCTTGTTGTCGATTTCAAGCTGCATGATCTTGCGAACTTCACTGGACTCTGTGCCATCGACTGCCAGCATGAGGCCTTGCTTCAGGAAAGGTTCTTTGACGGAGGCGAGATCCGCATCGAGTGAGACGATGCCGCTTTTGCGCGCCTTGTTTGCAAATTCCACAATTTGTTTCAACACGGCATCTTCATTTGTGCCTTTGTGGAGAAAGACACGAACAATACCTTTGGCGGAGGCGATGAGGACATTGAGAGGGAACTGCACAGCGCATGCGCCGATGGTGCCACCGAGTACGATCATGGCAGCCGTAAGTTGGGTGATCTGGCCCAGGTTGCCACCTTCCATAATCATGGCGCCGAGGATGGCAACGAGGGCTATGACAATGCCTCCGATGCTTGCGATATCCATTATGTGTCTCCGTCTCAGAAAAAATTAGGAG is a window encoding:
- a CDS encoding DedA family protein, encoding MTEKIIDFLLPYITHLITAIGYPGVALLMAIESACIPLPSEIIMPFAGYVVDMGKMNLYLAATAGAIGCNLGSVVAYWIGAHGGRPLVERFGRYVLMSHKDLDRVDHYFQKYGEITVLVGRLLPVVRTFIALPAGIARMPQLRFHIYTFIGSWPWCFALAYVGMKAGASWNDPHSTLKQILHKADAAIIAVILVGIVWFVWTHLKNRNLPAGA
- a CDS encoding flagellar motor protein, encoding MDIASIGGIVIALVAILGAMIMEGGNLGQITQLTAAMIVLGGTIGACAVQFPLNVLIASAKGIVRVFLHKGTNEDAVLKQIVEFANKARKSGIVSLDADLASVKEPFLKQGLMLAVDGTESSEVRKIMQLEIDNKSEMEEKIPAVLESAGAFSPTIGIIGAVLGLIQVMQHLDNIDEVGKGIAVAFVATIYGVALANLFCLPAAGKLKIRHKEHLMMQEMMLEGVISILEGLNPRMIETKLKTFLAHGRAEAA
- a CDS encoding flagellar motor protein MotB, coding for MSKKKKHAEHVNHERWLVSWADLLTLLFAFFVVMFASSSSDKKKAAKMAAAMQTAFQQTAVFDAHAKTPPLAPGAGTSNGAPMPLEMPLETPTVEGSKGKENDDAFRNEIANALAVAVRQHMVTIRTNDEGTTLSLDSAGFFDSGSAEVKPSALTVLTRIARALPNGPTRIEGHTDNQPIHTAQFRSNWELSTARAASIAQVLMMSSVNSPANFSLAGYGEFHPIAGNNTAEGRATNRRVDIVLLRTRAAAPMTSNKLNATEKPRSISANEAPPLPFAMKTISSRQAPAQ